The Streptomyces sp. RKND-216 genomic sequence GTACCGGGCGCCGCAGCGAGCTGAATCTGCGCCTCTACCGGCGCTGCGGTTACGCGGCCGTCGGCACCGAGACCGACACCGGGCCGGGGCGCGTCACACTGGTCACGATGGAGAAGGAGGCCTCCGCGCAGGCCTTGACCACCGGAGCCTGAGCCGCGCGTTCCGATCGTCGCGGGCCGTGCCCGCCGGACGGCCCGCGAGGGTCAGACCGCGCGGCCCTGCCGCGAGCGGCGCAGCCACAGCATGCCGGTCACCGGCAGGGCCAGTGGCAGGAAGAGGTAGCCCATGCCGTAGTCCGACCACACGGTGCTGTCCGGGAAGGCGGCGGGATCCACGAGCGTCCAGGTGCCCACGACGAGTACCCCGAGCAGTTCAGCCGAACAGCAGACCAGCGCGAGGCGGCGGGCACCCTCCCCGCCGCGGACCAGCGAGACGGTGATGAACACGTACACCACCGCCGCCACCGCCGACAGCACGTAGGCCAGCGGCGCCTCGCCGTACTTCGTGGTCAGCTCGAAGACCGCGCGGGAGGTGGCGCCGACCGCGAAGATCCCGTAGAGGGTGACCAGCAGCCGGCCGGGGCCGGTGCCGATGCCCGGCAGGCCGGGCCCGCGCCCGGCCGTACGCCGTCGCCACAGCCGTTCGGCGCGCGTGCCGCGGTCCGCGCGGTCAGGCACCGCCGCCTCCCCACACCTCGTGCAGCCGTGCCTGGAGCACCGCCAGGACCACCGCGCCCGCGGCGACGGTGACCGATCCCCAGCGGGTCCGCTCCGACAGCGACACCACCGCCACCGCGGGGACGCAGCACAGCACCCCCACCAGGTAGGCCACGAAGACCGCGGTACCGCCGACGGGCTCGCCCCCCGTCGCCAGTTGGACGACGCCGATCACCAGCTGGACCAGCGCGAGCAGCGTCACCACCGCCATGCCGATAAAGTGCCAGTCCTTGGTCGGTTGGTCGCGGTAGGCCGCATGACCGCACCAAGCGGCGAGCAGCAGCGCGGCCACGGCGAGTGTGGCCGTCAGCGGGGTGAGCATGCTCCGAGTCTAGGAGCCGTCCCCGACCGTCCCCCCGCGGCCCCTGCCCGCCGTGAGCGGACTCCGACCCGGGGTGGACCACCAACGGCCGGTACCGGGCCTCCGGCTCCTGTGCCGCGTCACCGACGGCGACGGTCCGTGACGACGCCCGAGGCGCCCGGACTCGCGGTCCCGGTCCCGTCCCGCACCGCGAGTCGCGACGTCGACAAGTCGACCCGGAGCGCCGGACCCCGCCCGCAACCTGGGCCCGGCGCTGCACAACCGCCGCCGCATGCTGCATGCTTGTGCACTGCTGCAACCCCTGGGACCCGCCCAGATCCCCAAGGCATCGGCATGGAGCGGCGCATGACACCCACCTTTCCGGACATCTCGATCAGCACGGAACGGCTGGTGCTGCGCCCCTTCGACGACGCCGACGTTCCCGCGCTGACCGAGATGATGAACGACGAACTCGTCGCCTCCCGGAATTCCGCACCCGCCCCCTACACCGACGCCGACGCCCGGGACTGGGTCACCCGCCGCGCCCCCGCGTCCCGCACCCGCGGCGACGGGATCGTCTTCGCCGTCACCGAGTTCCTCACCCAGCGCCTGGTCGGCAGTGTCCGGCTCAAGCGCACCGACTGGCGGCTTCGCACCACCGAGGTCACCTACGCCACCGCGCCCTGGGCACGCGGCGAGGGCTACGCATGCGAGTCCGTCCTCGCCCTCGTCCAGTGGCTCTTCCAGGACCAGAAGTTCGAACGGCTGGAACTGCGCACCGCCGCCGACAACACCGCAGCCCAGCAGGTCGCGCAGAAGCTCGGCTGCGTCAGCGAGGGCGTGCTGCGCAACGCCTGGATCACCCGCGCCCGCGACGCCGACACCGGCTGGACCGAGGCCCGGACCGACCTCATCGTGTGGAGCCTGCTCCCCGAGGACCTGGACGGCCTGCCCGAGCGCATGGCCGAGGCGGGCGGAACGGTTCCCTACGCGGACTGGAACTGAGCCTCCCGGTGCGGGCGGCCTCCGGTCCTCCGCATCTCCGCCGGCGCTCCACGACCGCGCACCTCCGAGCCCGCCCGCACCCGGCGGGTCCGCCACGGGCTCCCGGCGGTAGTCTTCGGCACGCCCCCGCCTCCGCGCCCACACCAGGAGTGACCCGCCGATGGCCGACCGCGTCACCGTGATCGGGTGGGACGGTTCCCCGCTGAGCGACTCCGCGCGCGCCGCACTCGGCGCGGCCACCCTCGTCGCCGGCGCCGCCCACCACCTCGCTCTCCCGGAGGTCCCGGAGAAGGCGGAACGGATCCGGCTCGGCAGCGTCGCCCTCGCCGCCCGCCGGATCGCCCGGCACCGCGGCACCGCCGTCGTGCTCGCCGACGGCGACCCCGGCTTCTTCGGCGTCGTGCGGACGCTGCGCGCTCCCGAGTACGGCCTCGAGGTCGAGGTCGCGCCCGCCGTGTCCGCGGTGGCCTCCGCGTTCGCGCGGGCCGGCATGCCCTGGGACGACGCGCAGGTCGTCGTCGCGCAGAGCCGCACCTTGCGACGCGCCGTCAACGTCTGCCGTGCGCACGCCAAGGTCGCGGTGCTCACCTCGCCCGGAGCCGGCCCCGCCGAACTCGCGCTGATGCTCGGCGACGTGCACCGCACCTTCGTGGTCTGCGAGGCCCTCGGGACCGATGCGGAGGAGGTCAGCGTGCTGACCTCCGACAAGGCTGCCGACCACACCTGGCGCGACCCCAACGTCGTCATCGTGGTGGGCGGAAGCCCGGCGGGGGAGAACGCCGACCAGGACGGCGCGTGGCGCGCTGGCCAGGAGCCCGGCCACCAGCGCGGACCGCGCGGCTGGGCGCTACCGCCCGCGGCCTTCCCCGAGCAGCAGACGCCGCCCTCCGCCGGCGCCTCGGACCGGCTGCGCGCCGCTCAACTCGCCCGGCTGGGTCCCCGCCCCGGCGACCTCGTGTGGGACATCGGCTGCGGCACCGGCGCCCTCGCCGTCGAGGCCGCGCGCTTCGGCGCCGCCGTCATCGCCGTCGACCGGGACGCGCGCGCCTGCGCCCGCGTCACCTCTGCCGCGCGCCGGTTCGGCGTGCAGGTGCAGACCGTCTCCGGGGCGGCCCCGCAGATCCTCGAGGAACTGCCCGAGCCGGACGTCGTCCGGGTGGGCGGCGGCGGCATCCGTACGGTCGCCGCGGTCGCCGACCGGAGGCCGGCCCGCATCGTCACGCACGCCGCCACGCGCGACGAGGCGGAGGCCGTCGGCCGCGCTCTCGCCGACGGCGGGTACGCCGTCGAGTGCGCCCTGCTCCAGTCCGTCGAACTGGACACCGAGCGCTGGCAGGAGACCGAACGCACGGTCGTCTTCCTGCTCTCGGGCGTACGCGGCTGACCGCCGGCCGCCGCCACCGCCCGCGCCGCGTACCGCACTTGGCGGCGCACCGGCGGCGAAGTGCCGCTTCTCACTCACCCGTGGCCGGTGCGGCAGCCCGCGGCAGGTAGGCTGATGGACCGTTGTGCCGCCCCGGACACGTGAGGATTCGTCCAGCGATGTCCGGTGGGCGCCGGCGGAGACACGTGCCGCAACGAGCGCGCGCTCGTTCTTCCTCCTGGGACGCGGCGGTCATCCGCCGGGTGGGTGAAGAGGGACTACGGATGGGGCGAGGGGTACGCATGACCGACAGCGGCCAGGTCCCCGGCGAGGAACTGCCGGGGTACGCGGACGCACAGCCGGAGCAGCCGCAGCCCACGGCGGCCGTCCACGGCGGATACGCCTACGCCGACCACGACCCGCACGCGGTCCACGACCCGCACGCGGTCCACACCGAGGCGCTCGAGGACGACGAGGACCTGCTGATGCCGGGTGCGCAGAGTGCGTGGAGCGACGGACAGTCCTCCTCGGGTCAGTACGACGTCCAGACCGCCGTGCATCCGCCGCAGCAGGCGGCCGCGCAGCAGAGCCAGCCGCGCCGCCCGCTGCACCTCGGTCCGCCGGTGCCCGAGCAGTCCGGCGCCGTGCGCACGCTCGCCGACCGCGGCCCCAGCTCCCCGCCGTCGGCCCAGCCGTCCGTCCACGTCACGCCGCCCGCGTCGTACCCCGGGCAGCACGCGGCCCCCGCCGCCCCCGGCCCGGAGTACCTGGACGTGGGCTACCCCGGCGGCGAGACGCCGCCGGGCCCCCAGCTCGGCCAGGAGCCCTCCCTTAGCGAGCCCTGGACCGTCGCTCCGTCGCAGGAACCTTTCGCGGCCCCGGCGCAGGAGCCCGCAGCCGGCTACGACGCGGCCGCCGAGCCGCTGCCGGGTCCTGACCTGGCCGCCGAGCCGCTGCCGGGTCCTGACCTGGCCGCCGTGCCGGAGCACCCCGAGCAGCCCGCCCCTGCGGTGGCGGAGCCCTCGGCGCCGGCCGTCGCCGCACCGGAGCACCCCGTCGTCGCATCGGACGTGTCCGAGCAGGACGTGGCCACCGGGGCGGAACAGGCCGGCCGTGCCGGCGCCGAGGGTGCCGCCGCTTCGGCGGCACCCACCGAGACGCAGCATGAAGCCCCTGAGCAGGCTTCGGAGCAGGGCGCCGACGAGCAGTCCGGGCCCGCCGGGACCGTGGCGCCGCACGGCGCCGAGGACGCGGCAGCTCATGCCGGCGCGCCGGCCGACGTGCCGGCGCCGGCGCTGGCCGAGGAACCCGCGCTCGAGCAGGCCGGGTCAGTCGTCCCCCTGCCTCGCGCACACGGGGACGACCTGCCGGACACCCCCGGGCCCGGCCCGGCACCCGGCGCCGACGGTCCCGACTCGGCGGCCGCACACGAGACCGCCATCGCGACGGAGGCGCCCGACGCCCCCGTCGGTGAGGCACCGGTCGACGACGCCGTCGCGGAAGAGCCCGCGGCAGTCCTCGACCCGGCGGCGACCGGTGGCGAAGAACCGCCCGCCGAACAAGTCGACCCGCCCTCCCCGGCGGAACCCGCCGCGGAAGCAGATCCCGAGGTTCCGGCCGACACCGCTCCGCCCATAAGCGAGGACGGCACGGCTTCCGCCGCCGCGCCGTCCGACGGCGGTGCTCCCACCGACGGGCCGACCGTCCAGGAGCTCCCGGCCGAGGCCTCCGAGGCCACGGAGGCCACGGAGGATCCGGCCACCGACCCGGCCCCCGATCCCACCGAGGAGCCGCCCGCCGAGGCCACGCCCGCGGCCGAGCGCGGACCCGCCGCCCCCGGCTACGACGAGGCGGACCGCGAGGCCGTGCACCGCCTCATGCGCGAACGCCGCGACATCCGCAACGGGTTCCGGCCCGACCCGATCCCGCACGAGGTGCTGCTCCGCGTCCTGGAGGCGGCGCACACCGCACCCAGCGTCGGTCACAGCCAGCCCTGGGACTTCGTGGTGATCCGCTCGGAGGAGACCCGTCGGACGATGCACGAACTCGCGCAGCGCCAGCGGGAGGCGTACGCCAGGACGCTGCCCAAGGCGCGCGCCAAGCAGTTCAAGGAACTGAAGATCGAGGCCATCCTCGACACGCCGGTCAACATCGTCGTCACCGCCGATCCCACCCGCGGCGGCCGGCACACCCTCGGGCGCCACACCCAGCCGCAGATGGCGCCCTACTCCTCCGCCCTCGCCGTGGAGAACCTGTGGCTCGCCGCCCGCGCCGAGGGCCTCGGCGTCGGCTGGGTCAGCTTCTTCGACGAGCGCGAGATGGTCCGTACCCTCGACCTGCCCGAGCACCTCGACGTCGTCGCCTACCTGTGCATCGGCTACGTCGACGAGTTCCCGGCGGAACCCGAGCTGATGCAGGCCGGCTGGTCCAAGCGCCGCCCGCTGTCCTGGGTCGTGCACGAGGAGTCCTACGGCCGCCGCGCCCTGCCCGGAGCCGAACCACACGACCTGCTCGCCGAGACGCTCCAGAAGATCCGCCCCCTGGACGCCAAGGCGCTCGGCGAAGCGTGGGAACGCCAGAAGCGGATGACCAAGCCCGCCGGCGCGCTGGGCATGCTGGAGATCATCTCCGCGCAGCTCTGCGGGCTGTCCCGGCAGTGCCCGCCGCCCGTGCCCGAGCCCGCCGCCGTCGCCGTCTTCGCGGGCGACCACGGTGTGCACGCCCAGGGCGTCACCCCCTGGCCGCAGGAGGTGACGGCGCAGATGGTCGCCAACTTCCTCGGTGGCGGCGCCGTCTGCAACGCCTTCGCCAGTCAGGTCGGTGCCGAGGTCTGCGTCGTCGACGTGGGCGTGGCGGCCGAACTCCCCGCCTCGCCCGGCCTGCTGCCGCGGAAGGTCCGCCCCGGGACCGCCGACATGACACAGGGGCCCGCCCTCACCCACGAGGAGGTGCTGCGCGCCCTCGAGGTCGGCATCGAGACCGCCCGCGACCTCGTCGCCGCCGGCAACAAGGCGCTGGTCACCGGCGAGATGGGCATCGCCAACACCACGGCCTCCGCAGCCCTGATCGCCGCCTGCACCGGTGCCGACCCCGCCGACGTCACCGGACGCGGCACGGGCATCGACGACGAGACGCACACCCGGAAGATCGACGTCGTCCGGCGGGCGCTCGCGCTGCACCAGCCCGACCCGGCCGACCCGATCGGCATGCTCGCCGCCGTCGGCGGACTCGAACACGCCGCGCTGACCGGAATGATCCTGGGCGGCGCCTCGCTGCGCACCCCGGTCGTCCTGGACGGCGTCAGCGCCGGAGCCGCCGCCCTGGTCGCCCGGCAGATCGCACCCGAGGCCCTCGCCGCCTGCATCGCCGGTCACCGCAGCGCCGAACCCGGGCACGTCGCCGCACTCACCAAGCTGGGCCTGCGCCCACTGATCGACCTCGACCTGCGCCTCGGCGAGGGCACCGGAGCGCTGCTCGCCCTCCCCATGGTGCAGAGCGCCGCCCGCGCCATGCACGAGGTCGCCACGTTCGACTCGGCGGGGGTCACCGAGAAGAACTGACCCCTCCGACGGGTCCGGACCGCCGCACCTCTCCGGCGCCCGGACCCGTCGGCGAGTGATCCGCGGTACAGCACCCCGAGCCGCCCCGCCATAAGCTGTGTCCCACGCGTTCCCGCAGGCCGGGACCGTCCGGCCGGGCGAGCACCGCCGGGAGCGCGCGGCACCGCCCGACCGCACCTCACCCGCCGCTCCGACGTCGCAGCGGCACCGCGCCACCCCGCAAGGAGAGCCGCACGCGATGCCCGACACCCCCGCCTACCCCGTCGGCCTGCGCCTGGCCGGACGCCGCGTCGTGGTCCTCGGCGGCGGCACCGTCACCCAGCGCCGCCTCCCCGCGCTGGTCGTGGCGGGCGCGGACATCACCGTGATCTCGCCCTCCGTCACTCCCTCCGTCGAAGCCATGGCGGAAGCCGGCGAGATCACCTGGGAGCGGCGCCGCTACCGCGAAGGCGACCTCGCCGACGCCTGGTACGCGCTCATCGCCACCGACGACGATGCCGCCAACACCCGCGCCTCCGCCGAGGCCGAGGCCCACCGTGTGTGGGCCGTGCGCAGCGACGACGCCGAGGCCGCCACCGCCTGGACGCCCGCCACAGGACGCACCTCCGGTGTCACCGTCGCCGTCCTCACCGGTCGCGACCCGCGCCGCTCCGCCGCGCTGCGCGACGCCATCGTCGACGGCCTCCGGGACGGCAGCCTCGGCGCGCCGCACCGCCGCGCCCGTTCCGGCGGCGTCGCCCTCGTCGGCGGCGGCCCGGGCGACCCCGACCTCATCACCGTGCGCGGCCGCCGCCTCCTCGCCGAGGCGGACGTCGTCGTCGCCGACCGCCTCGGCCCGCGCGACCTGCTCGACGAACTCCCGCCGCACGTCGAGGTCATCGACGCCGCGAAGATCCCCTACGGCCGCGCCATGGCGCAGCAGGCCATCAACGACGCCCTCGTCGCACACGCCCGCGCCGGCCGCTTCGTCGTCCGGCTCAAGGGGGGCGACCCCTACGTCTTCGGCCGCGGCATGGAGGAGGTGCAGCAGCTCACCCGCGAAGGCATCCCGGTCACGGTGGTGCCGGGCATCTCCAGCTCCGTCAGCGTCCCTGCGGCCGTCGGCATCCCCGTCACCCACCGGGGCGTCGCCCACGAGTTCACCGTCGCCAGCGGCCACGTCGCCCCCGACGACCCGCAGTCCCTCGTCGACTGGGAGGCCCTCGCGCGGCTGCGCGGCACCCTCGTGCTGCTCATGGCCGTCGAGAAGATCGGCGCCATCGCCGCCACCCTCGTCCGGCACGGCCGCGCCCCGGGCACGCCCGTCGCCGTCGTCCAGGAAGGCACCATGGCCGCCGAACGGCGCGTCGACGCCACACTGGAGACCGTGGCCGGCGTGATCGAGGCCGAGGGAGTACGGCCCCCCGCCGTCATCGTCGTCGGCCCGGTGGTCGGCGTCGGCGCGGAGGACTGACCGGCCGATGCCCGAACCTCTCACCCTCACCCGCGCCGACGACCCCCGTCTGCACGACTACACCTCCCTCACCGACGTCGAACTGCGGCGCCGCCGCGAACCCGCCGAGGGCCTCTTCATCGCCGAGGGCGAGAAGGTCGTCCGCCGCGCCCTGCAGACCGGCTACCGCATGCGGTCGATGCTGCTGACGCCCAAGTGGGCCGACGCGATGGCCGACGTCATCACCGCCGCGACCGCCCCCGTGTACGTCGTCAGCCCCGAACTGGCCGAACGGGTCACCGGCTACCACGTGCACCGCGGCGCCCTCGCCTCCATGGAACGCAGACCGCTTCCCGCACCGGACCGGCTCCTCGACGGCGCGCAGCGCGTCGCCGTGATGGAGGCCGTGAACGACCACACCAACATCGGTGCGATCTTCCGCAGCGCTGCGGCCCTGGGCATGGACGCGGTGCTGCTGTCGCCGTCCTGCGCGGACCCGCTGTACCGGCGCTCGGTGAAGGTCTCGATGGGCGCGGTCTTCTCCGTCCCCTACGCCCGCCTCGACGCCTGGCCGCAAGGTCTCGACACGGTGCGCGCCGCCGGGTTCGAGGTGCTCGCCCTCACCCCCGGTGGCAGCGCGGAGCCGCTCGGCGAGGTCGCCTCCGTACGGACCGGCGCGCGGGTCGCGCTGCTGCTCGGCGCCGAGGGCGACGGCCTCACACAGCGCGCCCAGCGTGCCGCGGACCGGCGCGTGCGCATCCCCATGGCGGCCGGCGTGGACTCCCTCAACGTCGCCGCGGCCGCCGCCGTGGCCTTCTACGCGGTGGCCTCCGGCTCCCCCGGGTGACACCGTCGCGGCCGCCCGGTCGGGTCATCCGCTTGACCCTCACGCGGCGTGATGCCGCATCGTCGTCGGCATGGAGGAACACCTGACCGTGGGCCGCGTGGCCGAGCTGGCCGGCGTGAGCGTCCGCACGCTGCATCACTACGACGAAATCGGTCTCGTGCCGCCGTCCGCGCGGACCGCGACCGGGTACCGGGCCTACTCGGCGGGCGACGTGGAGCGGCTGCGGGAGGTGCTCGGCTACCGGCGGCTGGGCTTCGGCCTGCGGGAGATCGCGGACCTGGTGGACGCCCCGACCACCGACGCGGTCGCCCGCCTGCGCCGACTGCGCGGCCTGCTGCAGGAGCAGCGCGACCGTCTGGCCGCCACGGTGGCGGCCATCGACGAGGAGCTGGAGGCACGAGCGATGGGGATCCGGACGAAGCCGGAGGATCAACTGACAGTGTTCGGCGCGCAGTTGTACGAATCCATCGGGTCCGCCTACCCGGCGACGCGGCGCACGGAGCGGCGGATCGCCGTGAGGATCTGGGATGCGCTCGGAGAAGCCCGTACGGTCCTGAATGTCGGGGCCGGCACCGGCTCCTACGAGCCCCCGGACCGCGAGGTCACAGCGGTGGAACCGTCGGCGGTGATGCGGGCGCAGCGCCCCCCGGGTGCGGCGCCGTGCGTGGCCGCCGGAGCGGAACGCCTGCCTTTCGCCGATCAGTCGTTCGACGCCGCGATGGCGGTCAGCACCGTTCACCACTGGGCGGACCCGATCGCCGGGCTGCGCGAGATGCGGCGAGTGGCCCGGCGCGTGGTGGTGTTCACCTACGACGCCGGCTCGCCGGGCCGACTCGACCGGTTCTGGCTGACCCGCGATTACCTGCCCGAGTTCGCCGGCCTTCTCGTCGGCTGGCCCTCACTGGCCGACATGACCCGCGCGATCGGGGGCCGCGCCCAGCCGGTGCTGATCCCGTGGGACTGTGCCGACGGCTTCTTCGAGGCCCACTGGCGCAGGCCCGAGGCGTACCTGGAGGACCCTGTGCGCCGTGCGGTATCGGTATGGACCAGGGTCGGGCCTCAGGCTGAGCAGCGGGCGGTGGACAGCCTCCGCGACGACCTCTCCTCGGGCCGCTGGGCCGCACGTCACCGGGACCTCGTCTCCCTCGACGCGGCAGAGCTGGGCCTGCGCCTGCTCGTGGCCTGAGCCCGTGCGCCGGCACGGCACGAGTCGCCCCACGGCTTCACCGGCCACCCCACGGCCATGGCCGGGACGCCGCCGTGCGCGTGGCGGGGGGATCAGCGGGGCGCGGTGGCCGGGGCGGGCCGGGGAGCGCCCAGCGCGTCGAGGGAGCTCTCGCAGCCCTGGGCCGCCGCGATGCCCAGAGCGACCAGCAGCGTCACCGTGACGAAGACGAAGATCCGCTGCCGCAGCAGCCGCCGGTCGGGTCCGCCGCCGCGGGCCGCTGGTGCGGGCCGGCCGCCCGAGCGGCCGGCGGTGGCCGGCTTCCGCGCCGGGCCGCCGCGCTGCGCGGACGGCCGCTGCGCCGGACGCCGTGCCCCCGTGCGCGGCGACGCACCGGTGCGCGACGCCGGACCGCCCCCGTCGTGCTCGGTGCGCTGCCGCGCGTACTCCTCCGCCCGGGACCCCGTCGGCCGGCGCTGAGCGCGCCCCACCGCGGTCGGCTCCGCCGGCACGGCGGCGTCCGGCAGACCGCGGGCCTCGCGGGCGGCGATTTCCTTGAGCCGCAGCGAGAGCTGCAACGTGCTCGGCCGCTCCTCGGGGTTCTTCACCAGGCACGCCTCGATGAGCGGGGCGAGCGCCGCGTGCACCCCGTCCAGGTGCGGTTCCTCGTGGACGACGCGGTAGAGCATGACCTCCGAACTGCCCTGGCCGAAGGGGGAGTCCGCGGTTGCGGCGTAGGCGAGCGTCGCACCGAGCGAGAACACGTCGGTGGCCGGGGTCACCGCCGCGCCCCGTACCTGCTCGGGAGCGAGAAAACCGGGCGAGCCGACGGCCGTACCCACGTGGGTGAGGGTGCTCGCTCCCGTGGCCCACGCGATGCCGAAGTCGATGATGCGCGGGCCCTTGGGGGACAGCAGGATGTTGGACGGCTTCACGTCGCGGTGCACGACCCCCGCTTCGTGTACGGCGACCAGCCCTTCCGCGAGGGCGGCGCCGACGGATGCGACCTGCGAGGCGGGCAGTGGGCCCTCCTCGGTCACCTTGTCGTGGAGGGAGGGGCCGGGCACGTACTGCGTGGCGAACCACGGACGCCCGGCGTCCAGGTCCGCGGCGACCAGCCGGGCCGTGCATCCCCCGCGGATCCGTCGCGCGGCAGACACCTCCCGGGCGAACCGGGACCGGAACTCCTGGTCCTCGGCCAGGTCGGGCCGGATGACCTTCAGTGCCACGCGCTGGCCCCGCTTGTCCGACCCCAGGTAGACGACGCCCATTCCGCCGGCCCCCAGCCGCCGGTGCAGCCGGAACGAGCCGACGACTCGCGGGTCCTCGCGCCGGAGCCGCATCATCGCCATAGTCGTTCCCCTACCTCCGGTGGGAGACCCCAACCGCCGCCGTCCTGCTGACGAGGACAGCTTACGGACTACGGGCGCCCGGCAACGAGAGGCGGCACACGTGCCGTCAGACTCCGTGTCAGTACGGGCCGGTGGCCTTCTCCGCCGTTCCCTGGCCCGGCCGAGCCGTCCCCCGCGGCCGCCCTGCGTCCCAACTGCCGCGCGCATGACTTCTTCTGACAGGTCGTCGTCT encodes the following:
- the cobT gene encoding nicotinate-nucleotide--dimethylbenzimidazole phosphoribosyltransferase encodes the protein MTDSGQVPGEELPGYADAQPEQPQPTAAVHGGYAYADHDPHAVHDPHAVHTEALEDDEDLLMPGAQSAWSDGQSSSGQYDVQTAVHPPQQAAAQQSQPRRPLHLGPPVPEQSGAVRTLADRGPSSPPSAQPSVHVTPPASYPGQHAAPAAPGPEYLDVGYPGGETPPGPQLGQEPSLSEPWTVAPSQEPFAAPAQEPAAGYDAAAEPLPGPDLAAEPLPGPDLAAVPEHPEQPAPAVAEPSAPAVAAPEHPVVASDVSEQDVATGAEQAGRAGAEGAAASAAPTETQHEAPEQASEQGADEQSGPAGTVAPHGAEDAAAHAGAPADVPAPALAEEPALEQAGSVVPLPRAHGDDLPDTPGPGPAPGADGPDSAAAHETAIATEAPDAPVGEAPVDDAVAEEPAAVLDPAATGGEEPPAEQVDPPSPAEPAAEADPEVPADTAPPISEDGTASAAAPSDGGAPTDGPTVQELPAEASEATEATEDPATDPAPDPTEEPPAEATPAAERGPAAPGYDEADREAVHRLMRERRDIRNGFRPDPIPHEVLLRVLEAAHTAPSVGHSQPWDFVVIRSEETRRTMHELAQRQREAYARTLPKARAKQFKELKIEAILDTPVNIVVTADPTRGGRHTLGRHTQPQMAPYSSALAVENLWLAARAEGLGVGWVSFFDEREMVRTLDLPEHLDVVAYLCIGYVDEFPAEPELMQAGWSKRRPLSWVVHEESYGRRALPGAEPHDLLAETLQKIRPLDAKALGEAWERQKRMTKPAGALGMLEIISAQLCGLSRQCPPPVPEPAAVAVFAGDHGVHAQGVTPWPQEVTAQMVANFLGGGAVCNAFASQVGAEVCVVDVGVAAELPASPGLLPRKVRPGTADMTQGPALTHEEVLRALEVGIETARDLVAAGNKALVTGEMGIANTTASAALIAACTGADPADVTGRGTGIDDETHTRKIDVVRRALALHQPDPADPIGMLAAVGGLEHAALTGMILGGASLRTPVVLDGVSAGAAALVARQIAPEALAACIAGHRSAEPGHVAALTKLGLRPLIDLDLRLGEGTGALLALPMVQSAARAMHEVATFDSAGVTEKN
- a CDS encoding MerR family DNA-binding transcriptional regulator, which encodes MEEHLTVGRVAELAGVSVRTLHHYDEIGLVPPSARTATGYRAYSAGDVERLREVLGYRRLGFGLREIADLVDAPTTDAVARLRRLRGLLQEQRDRLAATVAAIDEELEARAMGIRTKPEDQLTVFGAQLYESIGSAYPATRRTERRIAVRIWDALGEARTVLNVGAGTGSYEPPDREVTAVEPSAVMRAQRPPGAAPCVAAGAERLPFADQSFDAAMAVSTVHHWADPIAGLREMRRVARRVVVFTYDAGSPGRLDRFWLTRDYLPEFAGLLVGWPSLADMTRAIGGRAQPVLIPWDCADGFFEAHWRRPEAYLEDPVRRAVSVWTRVGPQAEQRAVDSLRDDLSSGRWAARHRDLVSLDAAELGLRLLVA
- the cobA gene encoding uroporphyrinogen-III C-methyltransferase, with translation MPDTPAYPVGLRLAGRRVVVLGGGTVTQRRLPALVVAGADITVISPSVTPSVEAMAEAGEITWERRRYREGDLADAWYALIATDDDAANTRASAEAEAHRVWAVRSDDAEAATAWTPATGRTSGVTVAVLTGRDPRRSAALRDAIVDGLRDGSLGAPHRRARSGGVALVGGGPGDPDLITVRGRRLLAEADVVVADRLGPRDLLDELPPHVEVIDAAKIPYGRAMAQQAINDALVAHARAGRFVVRLKGGDPYVFGRGMEEVQQLTREGIPVTVVPGISSSVSVPAAVGIPVTHRGVAHEFTVASGHVAPDDPQSLVDWEALARLRGTLVLLMAVEKIGAIAATLVRHGRAPGTPVAVVQEGTMAAERRVDATLETVAGVIEAEGVRPPAVIVVGPVVGVGAED
- a CDS encoding serine/threonine-protein kinase produces the protein MAMMRLRREDPRVVGSFRLHRRLGAGGMGVVYLGSDKRGQRVALKVIRPDLAEDQEFRSRFAREVSAARRIRGGCTARLVAADLDAGRPWFATQYVPGPSLHDKVTEEGPLPASQVASVGAALAEGLVAVHEAGVVHRDVKPSNILLSPKGPRIIDFGIAWATGASTLTHVGTAVGSPGFLAPEQVRGAAVTPATDVFSLGATLAYAATADSPFGQGSSEVMLYRVVHEEPHLDGVHAALAPLIEACLVKNPEERPSTLQLSLRLKEIAAREARGLPDAAVPAEPTAVGRAQRRPTGSRAEEYARQRTEHDGGGPASRTGASPRTGARRPAQRPSAQRGGPARKPATAGRSGGRPAPAARGGGPDRRLLRQRIFVFVTVTLLVALGIAAAQGCESSLDALGAPRPAPATAPR
- the cbiE gene encoding precorrin-6y C5,15-methyltransferase (decarboxylating) subunit CbiE, with amino-acid sequence MADRVTVIGWDGSPLSDSARAALGAATLVAGAAHHLALPEVPEKAERIRLGSVALAARRIARHRGTAVVLADGDPGFFGVVRTLRAPEYGLEVEVAPAVSAVASAFARAGMPWDDAQVVVAQSRTLRRAVNVCRAHAKVAVLTSPGAGPAELALMLGDVHRTFVVCEALGTDAEEVSVLTSDKAADHTWRDPNVVIVVGGSPAGENADQDGAWRAGQEPGHQRGPRGWALPPAAFPEQQTPPSAGASDRLRAAQLARLGPRPGDLVWDIGCGTGALAVEAARFGAAVIAVDRDARACARVTSAARRFGVQVQTVSGAAPQILEELPEPDVVRVGGGGIRTVAAVADRRPARIVTHAATRDEAEAVGRALADGGYAVECALLQSVELDTERWQETERTVVFLLSGVRG
- a CDS encoding RNA methyltransferase, whose product is MPEPLTLTRADDPRLHDYTSLTDVELRRRREPAEGLFIAEGEKVVRRALQTGYRMRSMLLTPKWADAMADVITAATAPVYVVSPELAERVTGYHVHRGALASMERRPLPAPDRLLDGAQRVAVMEAVNDHTNIGAIFRSAAALGMDAVLLSPSCADPLYRRSVKVSMGAVFSVPYARLDAWPQGLDTVRAAGFEVLALTPGGSAEPLGEVASVRTGARVALLLGAEGDGLTQRAQRAADRRVRIPMAAGVDSLNVAAAAAVAFYAVASGSPG
- a CDS encoding GNAT family N-acetyltransferase → MTPTFPDISISTERLVLRPFDDADVPALTEMMNDELVASRNSAPAPYTDADARDWVTRRAPASRTRGDGIVFAVTEFLTQRLVGSVRLKRTDWRLRTTEVTYATAPWARGEGYACESVLALVQWLFQDQKFERLELRTAADNTAAQQVAQKLGCVSEGVLRNAWITRARDADTGWTEARTDLIVWSLLPEDLDGLPERMAEAGGTVPYADWN